A genomic window from Streptomyces brevispora includes:
- a CDS encoding Rne/Rng family ribonuclease, whose product MLEPTEPGTTGNAEDNNTPGDKLPPRRRRRAASRPAGPPSGGAPGAADAPAIPAVDAGESDSSTESTPEAAPPVRARRRAVRKATAPAGAPQAAEVVEPVVAAEPVEEEAVAVEPVVEAPRARRRASRKATAPAGAPQAAEVVEPVVAAEPVEEEAVAVEPVVEAPRARRRASRKATAPAGAPQAAEAVEIVEETAATESPEPVVAEAPRGRTRRRASAPAGAPQSTRTEPAESAPAAEPAEVTRAAEPAEAEAAPPARGRRRAVRKATAPAGAPPVAEERTEGQIGESLPEAAVEELAAEAAEVEEATPRGSRRRRATAAAGRPEFTGKVEEPARRSRGAARPAVAVFQAPVFAEPMFQTPETAAAAAAAEVPAELDEEPEDEIGTVEEPTPVAEAPAEAAPQGGSRRRRRRRGEAAEAEPAAAPAPAAAPVEEQAEDEHEPENESDAEHEGEDTDEYGDRPSRRRRRGGRRRRRGESAEDETTEQHTDDDTSDDEHERAHESEDEGDDEHDDNDSGASGSSSSRRRRRRRRRSGDSASDAENGTDDPERTVVKVREPRKKEAEREPGTGFDEVQSIKGSTRMEAKKQRRREGREQGRRRVPIITEAEFLARREAVERVMVVRQSGERTQIGVLEDNVLVEHYVNKEQATSYVGNVYLGKVQNVLPSMEAAFVDIGKGRNAVLYAGEVNFEALGMAHGPRRIETALKSGQSVLVQVTKDPIGHKGARLTSQVSLPGRYLVYVPEGSMTGISRKLPDTERARLKTILKKIVPEDAGVIVRTAAEGASEDELRRDVERLQQQWEDIQKKSKSSGSSNAPTLLYGEPDMTVRVVRDIFNEDFSKVIVSGNDAWDTIHGYVSHVAPDLTDRLSRWTSEVDIFATYRIDEQLMKALDRKVYLPSGGSLVIDKTEAMVVVDVNTGKFTGQGGNLEETVTKNNLEAAEEIVRQLRLRDLGGIVVVDFIDMVLESNRDLVLRRLLECLGRDRTKHQVAEVTSLGLVQMTRKRVGQGLLESFSETCVHCNGRGVIVHMEQPSSIGGGGGGSKRAKKRGRGGSGQDQEHDHGHEHELDHDNEVESEAEVEAEVAAPLALPEPEFVADEELYSSPAEAEAAASRGRGRRRATRKASAPAGSPKSASAPAPVAEPVVEPEPVVEPEPVVEPEPVVEAPVAETAVVEAPAAEAPQGRTRRRATRKATAPAGSPAQAEPAPAAEPAEEPVSTAGPVAAEDPVVEAPHVQAPAEEPAAPPRARRRATRKATAPAGSPAGAEEAEVVVVTAPAEAASDAEPEPEAASAPAKKAARKTAKKATAKKAATTKTAAKKTVAKKTTAKKAAAKKTVAAEQQAPSSVKASADEV is encoded by the coding sequence ATGCTCGAGCCCACCGAACCCGGCACGACCGGGAACGCAGAAGACAACAACACCCCCGGGGACAAGCTGCCGCCGCGCCGCAGGCGCCGTGCGGCGTCCCGCCCGGCCGGCCCGCCGTCGGGCGGCGCACCGGGCGCTGCCGACGCGCCGGCCATACCGGCCGTTGACGCCGGAGAGTCGGACAGCAGCACCGAGAGCACCCCCGAGGCAGCCCCGCCCGTCCGTGCGCGTCGCCGCGCGGTCCGCAAGGCGACCGCTCCGGCGGGTGCGCCGCAGGCGGCTGAGGTCGTGGAGCCCGTTGTGGCCGCTGAGCCGGTCGAGGAAGAGGCTGTCGCGGTTGAGCCGGTCGTCGAGGCGCCGCGTGCGCGTCGTCGGGCGTCCCGCAAGGCCACCGCCCCGGCGGGTGCGCCGCAGGCGGCTGAGGTCGTGGAGCCCGTTGTGGCCGCTGAGCCGGTCGAGGAAGAGGCTGTCGCGGTTGAGCCGGTCGTCGAGGCGCCGCGTGCGCGTCGTCGGGCGTCCCGCAAGGCCACCGCCCCGGCGGGTGCCCCGCAGGCCGCCGAGGCCGTGGAGATCGTCGAGGAGACCGCAGCCACGGAGAGCCCCGAGCCCGTCGTCGCCGAGGCGCCGCGCGGTCGGACCAGGCGCAGGGCCTCCGCCCCGGCCGGTGCGCCGCAGTCCACCCGGACCGAGCCGGCCGAGTCCGCCCCGGCCGCCGAGCCCGCCGAGGTCACCCGGGCGGCAGAGCCGGCCGAGGCCGAGGCAGCCCCGCCCGCCCGCGGCCGCCGTCGTGCGGTTCGCAAGGCGACCGCCCCCGCAGGTGCCCCGCCGGTCGCCGAGGAGCGCACCGAGGGCCAGATCGGCGAGAGCCTGCCCGAGGCGGCGGTGGAGGAACTGGCCGCCGAGGCCGCCGAGGTCGAGGAGGCCACTCCGCGCGGCAGCCGGCGTCGCCGGGCCACCGCCGCGGCGGGCCGCCCCGAGTTCACCGGCAAGGTCGAGGAGCCCGCGCGCAGGAGCCGTGGCGCGGCGCGCCCCGCCGTCGCCGTGTTCCAGGCCCCGGTCTTCGCCGAGCCGATGTTCCAGACCCCGGAGACCGCCGCTGCCGCGGCCGCCGCCGAGGTTCCCGCCGAGCTCGACGAGGAGCCCGAGGACGAGATCGGGACGGTCGAGGAGCCGACCCCGGTCGCCGAGGCGCCCGCCGAGGCCGCTCCGCAGGGTGGTTCGCGTCGCCGTCGCCGCCGTCGCGGTGAGGCCGCCGAGGCCGAGCCCGCCGCCGCACCCGCTCCGGCCGCCGCCCCGGTGGAGGAGCAGGCCGAGGACGAGCACGAGCCGGAGAACGAGAGCGACGCCGAGCACGAGGGCGAGGACACCGACGAGTACGGTGACCGGCCCTCGCGCCGCCGCCGTCGCGGTGGCCGTCGCCGCCGCCGTGGTGAGTCCGCCGAGGACGAGACCACCGAGCAGCACACCGACGACGACACCTCCGACGACGAGCACGAGCGTGCCCACGAGTCCGAGGACGAGGGCGACGACGAGCACGACGACAACGACTCCGGTGCCTCCGGATCGAGCAGCAGCCGGCGCCGTCGTCGCCGTCGCCGTCGCAGCGGTGACTCCGCGTCCGACGCCGAGAACGGCACGGACGACCCGGAGCGCACGGTCGTCAAGGTCCGCGAGCCCCGTAAGAAGGAAGCCGAGCGCGAGCCCGGCACCGGCTTCGACGAGGTCCAGTCGATCAAGGGCTCGACCCGTATGGAGGCCAAGAAGCAGCGCCGCCGCGAGGGCCGCGAGCAGGGCCGCCGCCGGGTTCCGATCATCACCGAGGCGGAGTTCCTGGCCCGCCGCGAGGCCGTCGAGCGCGTCATGGTCGTCCGCCAGAGCGGCGAGCGCACCCAGATCGGCGTCCTCGAGGACAACGTGCTCGTCGAGCACTACGTCAACAAGGAGCAGGCAACCAGCTACGTCGGCAACGTCTACCTGGGCAAGGTCCAGAACGTCCTGCCGTCCATGGAGGCCGCCTTCGTCGACATCGGCAAGGGCCGCAACGCCGTCCTGTACGCCGGTGAGGTCAACTTCGAGGCGCTCGGCATGGCCCACGGGCCGCGCCGTATCGAGACCGCGCTCAAGTCCGGCCAGTCCGTCCTCGTCCAGGTGACGAAGGACCCGATCGGCCACAAGGGTGCCCGCCTGACCAGCCAGGTCTCGCTGCCCGGCCGCTACCTGGTCTACGTGCCCGAGGGCTCCATGACCGGGATCAGCCGCAAGCTGCCCGACACCGAGCGCGCCCGGCTCAAGACCATCCTCAAGAAGATCGTCCCCGAGGACGCGGGCGTCATCGTCCGTACCGCCGCGGAGGGCGCGAGCGAGGACGAGCTGCGCCGCGACGTCGAGCGGCTCCAGCAGCAGTGGGAGGACATCCAGAAGAAGTCGAAGAGCAGCGGCAGCTCCAACGCGCCGACGCTGCTCTACGGCGAGCCGGACATGACCGTCCGGGTCGTCCGCGACATCTTCAACGAGGACTTCTCCAAGGTCATCGTCAGCGGCAACGACGCGTGGGACACCATCCACGGTTACGTCTCGCACGTGGCGCCCGACCTGACGGACCGGCTGTCGCGGTGGACCTCCGAGGTCGACATCTTCGCGACCTACCGGATCGACGAGCAGCTGATGAAGGCGCTGGACCGCAAGGTCTATCTGCCGAGCGGCGGCTCGCTGGTGATCGACAAGACCGAGGCGATGGTCGTCGTCGACGTCAACACCGGCAAGTTCACCGGTCAGGGCGGCAACCTCGAGGAGACCGTCACCAAGAACAACCTGGAGGCGGCCGAGGAGATCGTGCGCCAGCTGCGGCTGCGCGACCTCGGTGGCATCGTCGTCGTCGACTTCATCGACATGGTGCTGGAGTCCAACCGGGACCTGGTGCTGCGGCGTCTGCTGGAGTGCCTGGGACGCGACCGTACGAAGCACCAGGTCGCCGAGGTCACCTCGCTCGGCCTGGTCCAGATGACCCGTAAGCGGGTCGGTCAGGGTCTGCTGGAGTCCTTCTCCGAGACCTGTGTCCACTGCAACGGGCGCGGCGTGATCGTGCACATGGAGCAGCCCAGCTCGATCGGCGGTGGCGGTGGCGGCAGCAAGCGTGCCAAGAAGCGCGGCCGCGGCGGTTCGGGTCAGGACCAGGAGCACGACCACGGTCACGAGCACGAGCTGGACCACGACAACGAGGTCGAGAGCGAGGCCGAGGTCGAGGCCGAGGTAGCCGCCCCGCTGGCGCTGCCCGAGCCGGAGTTCGTCGCGGACGAGGAGCTGTACAGCAGCCCGGCCGAGGCCGAGGCGGCCGCCTCGCGCGGCCGTGGCCGTCGCCGGGCGACCCGTAAGGCGTCGGCTCCGGCCGGTTCCCCGAAGTCGGCGTCCGCGCCGGCTCCGGTGGCCGAGCCGGTCGTGGAGCCGGAGCCGGTCGTGGAGCCCGAGCCCGTGGTGGAGCCGGAGCCGGTCGTCGAGGCCCCGGTTGCCGAGACCGCAGTCGTCGAGGCCCCGGCCGCCGAGGCGCCCCAGGGCCGTACGCGCCGTCGGGCGACCCGCAAGGCGACCGCCCCGGCCGGTTCTCCGGCCCAGGCCGAACCGGCACCGGCCGCCGAGCCGGCCGAGGAGCCGGTGTCCACTGCCGGCCCGGTCGCCGCGGAGGACCCGGTCGTCGAGGCTCCGCACGTTCAGGCCCCGGCCGAGGAGCCGGCCGCGCCGCCGCGTGCCCGGCGCCGGGCGACCCGCAAGGCCACCGCGCCCGCGGGTTCCCCGGCCGGCGCCGAAGAGGCCGAGGTCGTCGTGGTGACGGCTCCGGCCGAGGCCGCGTCCGACGCCGAGCCCGAGCCCGAGGCCGCGTCGGCACCGGCCAAGAAGGCGGCCCGCAAGACCGCCAAGAAGGCCACCGCGAAGAAGGCGGCCACCACGAAGACGGCCGCCAAGAAGACCGTCGCGAAGAAGACGACGGCCAAGAAGGCGGCAGCGAAGAAGACGGTGGCGGCGGAGCAGCAGGCGCCGTCCTCCGTCAAGGCATCGGCCGACGAGGTCTGA